The genomic segment ACGCGATGCGGCGGCCCACGGGAAATCGCTCGATCCGCTGGTTCGCGCCCAGCGGGCCGTGGCAGAAAAGGCAGGTGGAATACAAGCGAGAAGACGAAAGAGGAGAGGGGATGACGGAGAAGAGCCGCAGCCGGCCGGAACCGCGCATCAAGAATGGACTGGGGATGCAAATCCGAGGATGAACAGCTCCGCGCGCTACCACGATAGACTGCTCGCTCGATGAGGCTTATCGAGGTGGAGCTGACGAAAGCGACGCCGCGCGAGATGCAGCATCTCGCCGGTGGGCGTTCAGGCTCGCGGTTGGATGAGGTCCCAGCGGTTGCCGTACAGGTCCTCGAACACGGCGACGGTGCCGTACGGCTCGCGGCGCGGCGCTTCCACGAAGCGGACGCCCGCCGCCTGCATCCGCGCGCGGTCGCCGTGGGAGTCGTCCGTCTCCAGGAAGAGGAAGACGCGCCCGCCCGCCTGCCGCCCGACGTACGACGCCTGCACCTCGTCCGCAGCCCTGGCGAGCAGCAGCCCGCCAAGCGAGCCACGCGGACGCACCACGACCCACCGCTTCCCACCGCCTTGCGGCGCATCTTCCGCCAGCTCGAAGCCGAGCGCATCGACGTAAAACGCGATCGCCTCGTC from the Longimicrobiaceae bacterium genome contains:
- a CDS encoding VOC family protein, which gives rise to DEAIAFYVDALGFELAEDAPQGGGKRWVVVRPRGSLGGLLLARAADEVQASYVGRQAGGRVFLFLETDDSHGDRARMQAAGVRFVEAPRREPYGTVAVFEDLYGNRWDLIQPRA